GTGGATGTGGTCGCGGGAAATGTCGCAACAGCGAGTGGCACCGTTGATTTGATTAAGGCGGGAGCGGATGCGATTAAGGTGGGCATCGGGCCCGGGGCGGCGTGTTCCACGCGCATCGTGGCGGGTTCCGGCGTGCCGCAATTTACGGCGGTCAAGGCGTGCGTTGAAGCGGCGAAGAAATACAATGTACCGATTATCGCCGACGGCGGAATAAAAAATTCCGGTGACGTGGCAAAAGCCATTGGCGCAGGTGCCTCAGCGGTCATGATCGGCAACATGTTTGCGGGAAGTTTGGAATCGCCCGGCGAGTATTACATTGAAGACGGGGGAGCATTTAAGATTTATCGCGGGCTTGCCTCGCGCGATGCTTCCATGGACCGCGGAGCGCGCGAAGCAAATGCCGAGCGCGCCGACCGCGCGCCGGAGGGCATCGGCTACCGCGTCACGTATAAAGGAGAAGTGAAAAGAATCCTCGGCAATCTCGTGGACGGACTCCAGTCCGGTATGAGTTACACTGGCGCCCGAAATTTAAAAGAATTTGCCGATAAAGCGGAATTTGTGCGGATGACCGATGCGGGTATGCGCGAAAGCGTGCCGCGGAGCCATCAGCAGTAAGGGCGGGGTGCGGGTGGTATAATAAAAAATAGTGGGAGGCCGCATCGAGAAAGGAGGTGCGCGATGGAGACCATGGGCTTGCACGTGCTTTGGGTTTTCGTGCGCGACTATCTTGCGGGAAAAAACGCTGACGCGCAGAACGTCACGCTTGCCCGGGATCTTGAGTGGCGCGGTATTACGGACGGCGATCGTATCGCGAAGTTCACGTGTCCGCGGTGCCGGGAGCCGCTGTATTTCCTTGAAGGGTTCGGTCCGGCGTGTTCAGGTTTGCGTGGCGGTTGCGGATTGAAGGCGCCGCGCGGGAAGCGCGTGCCATTCGAGAAAAAGAATTAGGAGATGCAGGATGGCAATTACGGTTGATGACATCGCTGAAGCGGTGGACATTGAGGAAGTCATCCAGGAGTACATGGCGGGCGGGTTGGACAAAGAACAAACCCGGGAGATGCTCAAAGAGCTCATGAAGCTCAAGGTAAGCCCGGGTGACCGCCTACTGTTCCGTTACCCGGTGCCGGATCCGAATAATCCTGCGGTGCCGCCGCGCTGGTATGCCTACGCGGTACGGTGTCCGAGGTGCAGGAAGCCGTCCGTGTACTTCTTCCAGGACTTCGGTCCGGGGTGTTCGGGAATGGACGGCGGATGTGGCTATAAAGTGCCAAAGGAAAAGCGTCCGTGGTACGATCCGCCATCGGATGTCAATCGTGGCAGGGCGCCATACAAAACATAACGACCCCCAAGCTCGTGATGAGCAAGGGGGTCGTTCGCTTTTTGTTCTTTCGGAGTTAGTCCGCGCGGCCGTACTTCTTTTTGAGGTAGACCGTGTAGTCCGC
This sequence is a window from bacterium. Protein-coding genes within it:
- a CDS encoding IMP dehydrogenase, which encodes VDVVAGNVATASGTVDLIKAGADAIKVGIGPGAACSTRIVAGSGVPQFTAVKACVEAAKKYNVPIIADGGIKNSGDVAKAIGAGASAVMIGNMFAGSLESPGEYYIEDGGAFKIYRGLASRDASMDRGAREANAERADRAPEGIGYRVTYKGEVKRILGNLVDGLQSGMSYTGARNLKEFADKAEFVRMTDAGMRESVPRSHQQ